The following coding sequences are from one Rutidosis leptorrhynchoides isolate AG116_Rl617_1_P2 chromosome 11, CSIRO_AGI_Rlap_v1, whole genome shotgun sequence window:
- the LOC139876073 gene encoding uncharacterized protein — MRTRSGVDLEGPSHENANNDDDLTANIEAALESYSAVFTGKVKEIFQQIMDDQITDLIRERMGEVVKEEFEKRFPIPQVEGGADEGFLNHGIPDNTNVRGFSYKDFKLTKPPIFEGNPDPLISTRWISDVEGCFRVSESAPEKKTRLSTSLLRGAAKTWLDDKILVMGEGPFMSLSWDDFKTEFFLEYRTQADLTRIPNELRNLRQGSMDLNTLKANFLAKVRFLPEYNGNDRMLMEDFHKTLNDDMRKKISLGHVKSFFELFNVAKCFESDVPKASDVAFSKRKFESNSAPSKKVKSGAESVGSVKKGGSDDSVPRCYTCGKRGHLARDCTNSSSKMITGFNFRKEGHMKSEYPDLGLGEKSNGNDKRLEKAVGPARGQNFLITTDDAKKSNEVVSGTFFVNSKSAKVLFNSGADMSYVSLRYAATLDCPLCDLDSPLHVEIADGRFSVANGVYKSCVIDFGTKKFDSDLVLITLGEFDVVVGMDWLDHNRANLDCHEKICAGENPKWRRANRVW; from the coding sequence ATGAGGACACGAAGTGGAGTGGATCTTGAGGGTCCGAGTCACGAGAATGCGAATAATGATGATGACCTCACGGCCAATATTGAGGCCGCTCTTGAGAGTTACTCTGCGGTATTCACCGGGAAGGTAAAGGAGATATTTCAACAAATCATGGATGATCAAATCACCGATCTCATACGTGAACGTATGGGTGAGGTGGTGAAGGAAgaatttgaaaagaggtttccaatTCCTCAAGTCGAGGGAGGTGCCGACGAGGGGTTCCTTAATCATGGTATTCCCGACAACACTAATGTGAGGGGGTTTAGTTACAAAGATTTCAAGTTAACTAAGCCTCCAATCTTTGAAGGGAATCCCGATCCTCTCATAAGCACTCGGTGGATATCCGATGTTGAAGGGTGCTTCCGGGTAAGTGAATCTGCACCCGAAAAAAAGACAAGGCTTTCTACGAGCCTATTAAGGGGTGCGGCGAAAACTTGGTTGGATGATAAAATTTTAGTGATGGGTGAAGGGCCTTTTATGAGTTTGTCTTGGGATGATTTCAAGACCGAGTTCTTTTTGGAGTATCGCACTCAAGCCGATCTTACCCGAATTCCGAACGAATTGCGAAATTTGAGACAAGGGTCAATGGACCTAAACACTCTAAAGGCTAATTTTCTTGCTAAAGTACGGTTTTTACCCGAATATAACGGGaacgatcgtatgttgatggaggaCTTCCATAAGACTTTGAATGATGATATGCGTAAGAAGATTAGTCTTGGCCACGTTAAGTCTTTTTTCGAGTTGTTTAATGTGGCTAAGTGTTTTGAGTCCGATGTCCCGAAAGCGAGTGATGTTGCTTTTAGTAAGAGGAAATTTGAGTCAAATAGTGCGCCTAGTAAGAAGGTGAAGAGTGGagccgagagtgtggggagtgtaaAGAAGGGTGGTTCGGATGATAGTGTTCCAAGGTGTTACACTTGCGGGAAAAGGGGTCATTTAGCCCGTGATTGTACTAATTCCTCTTCTAAGATGATTACTGGTTTTAACTTCAGGAAAGAAGGTCATATGAAATCCGAGTATCCTGATTTGGGTTTGGGGGAAAAGAGCAACGGCAACGAcaagcggttagaaaaggcggtGGGGCCCGCGAGAGGTCAAAATTTCTTGATTACTACCGATGATGCTAAAAAGTCCAACGAGGTGGTTTCAGGTACTTTCTTTGTTAACTCTAAATCCGCAAAGGTGTTATTTAATAGTGGTGCCGATATGTCCTATGTTTCTTTAAGATATGCGGCTACTTTAGATTGTCCTTTATGTGATCTAGACTCCCCTTTACATGTCGAGATCGCCGATGGTAGGTTCTCGGTGGCTAATGGTGTGTATAAAagctgtgttattgattttggaaccaAGAAGTTTGATAGTGACTTAGTTCTTATTACCTTGGGGGAATTTGATgtcgttgtgggtatggattggctcgatcataaccgAGCTAATCTTGATTGTCATGAAAAAATTTGTGCTGGTGAGAACCCCAAGTGGAGGAGAGCTAATCGTGTATGGTGA
- the LOC139876873 gene encoding uncharacterized protein, which yields MEKTNSHKIFFMFVFLFLSLSITTTCDGFNNVNEHELLLSFKAYIHDPSSFLSNWKNTSIFCKWNGVSCNSNSTYVVEIDLSGKNLSGKISESLFEFLNVKKIDLSNNQFSGGIPRNTFFCSSLVHLNLSNNNLKGLIPKGSILNLEKLDLSNNFLSGSIPDEIGLFLGLKYLDLGGNVLVGKIPKSISNLTKLQDLTLASNQLIGELPSELGFMKNLKFLYLGYNNFSGQIPIEIGELTFLNHLNLVYNNLTGEIPSSLGNLTELNYLFLYFNKLSGPIPKTIYNLKKLISLDVSDNLLSGEIPELVLEFRALEVLHLFSNNFSGKIPKSLSFLPHLQVLQLWSNMFSGEIPDVLGKYNNLTILDLSTNNLSGKIPETLCDSHRLQKLILFSNSLDGEIPKSFSHCKSLERVRLQNNRLSGQLSPEFTKLPLVYYLDLSANNFSGKFINKWNMPKLQMLNLARNRFSGELPDFSRSNKLENLDLSHNDYSGSMSSEFVKFPELMELKISQNKISGEIPKELSFCKKIVSINFSNNHLIGEIPETLSRLPVLGSLDLSSNQLSGKIPQTLGNIESLVQVNISHNHFHGKLPTTGVFLGINSSAVIGNNLCGGTSISHLPPCKETKSFNWWFFATILALVTFATMSIAIFFYVKRRNRGVLEVKMSVDSELDGSSEWELLFFDKKACEILTIDAILKSLKEHKNVVTMKNMQYFIKEFKDINLNSESIINLNEVGKVRHPNIMKLIAVCKSEKGRLIFVHEFVKGKKLSEVMGMLSWENRVKVAIGIAKAIRYLHGYGSPAAILVGNISPENVMVVDGKDDVCLYLSPPGMMFPKFAKCLVSSGYIAPETKETKVITESSDMYIFGLILIELLTGKTPVDSEFGLQENVVVWARYCYSECHLEIWVDPLVKVQALNNPNQIVEIMNLALQCTAHDSAARPYAGDVVKVLESITKTSSLCH from the exons ATGGAGAAGACAAACTCACATAAAATATTCTTCATGTTCGTGTTTTTATTCTTGTCATTAAGTATTACTACTACTTGTGATGGTTTTAATAATGTTAATGAGCATGAACTACTTTTATCCTTTAAAGCATACATTCATGATCCATCTTCATTCCTCTCCAATTGGAAGAACACTTCCATCTTTTGTAAATGGAATGGTGTTTCATGCAATTCCAACTCTACTTATGTCGTTGAAATCGATCTTTCGGGGAAGAATTTGTCCGGGAAAATCTCGGAATCTTTATTCGAGTTCTTGAATGTTAAAAAAATCGATCTTTCGAATAATCAGTTTTCGGGTGGGATTCCAAGAAACACCTTCTTTTGTTCTTCACTAGTTCATCTCAACTtaagtaataataatttaaaagGTTTGATTCCCAAAGGTTCAATTCTAAATCTTGAAAAGTTGGATTTGTCAAATAACTTTCTTTCGGGTTCGATTCCGGATGAAATTGGATTGTTCTTAGGGTTAAAATATCTTGATCTTGGTGGAAATGTTTTAGTTGGAAAGATTCCTAAATCAATCTCAAATCTAACAAAGTTACAAGATTTAACTTTGGCATCAAACCAACTAATTGGTGAATTACCATCAGAATTAGGGTTTATGAAAAACTTGAAATTTCTCTACTTGGGTTACAACAACTTTTCAGGACAAATTCCAATAGAAATTGGTGAGTTAACCTTcttgaatcatctcaatcttgtttATAACAATCTCACTGGTGAAATCCCATCTTCACTTGGTAATCTTACCGAACTTAACTACCTTTTCTTGTACTTCAATAAGCTTAGTGGTCCAATCCCTAAGACAATTTACAACCTCAAGAAGTTAATATCTCTTGATGTAAGTGATAACCTTTTATCCGGTGAAATCCCAGAACTTGTTTTGGAGTTTCGAGCTCTAGAAGTCCTTCACTTGTTTTCGAATAATTTTTCGGGAAAAATACCAAAATCTTTATCTTTTTTGCCTCATCTTCAAGTTCTTCAATTGTGGTCTAATATGTTTTCTGGTGAAATTCCTGATGTTCTTGGAAAGTACAACAACCTCACAATTCTAGACCTTTCTACCAACAATCTTTCAGGAAAGATCCCCGAAACCCTTTGTGATTCACATCGTCTTCAAAAACTCATCCTTTTTTCGAATTCTCTTGATGGGGAAATCCCTAAAAGTTTTAGTCATTGCAAGAGTTTAGAAAGGGTTCGTCTTCAAAACAATAGATTATCCGGTCAGTTGTCACCCGAATTTACCAAGCTACCCCTTGTATACTATCTTGATTTGTCGGCAAACAACTTTTCGGGCAAATTTATAAACAAATGGAACATGCCCAAGCTTCAAATGCTAAATTTGGCAAGAAATCGTTTCTCCGGAGAACTGCCAGACTTTTCTAGAAGTAACAAACTTGAGAACTTGGACTTGTCCCATAACGATTATTCTGGTTCCATGTCTTCGGAATTTGTTAAATTTCCGGAGTTAATGGAACTGAAAATCAGTCAGAATAAAATTTCTGGTGAAATTCCCAAGGAATTATCTTTTTGTAAAAAGATTGTGAGCATCAACTTTAGTAACAATCATCTCATAGGTGAAATCCCGGAAACCTTATCAAGATTGCCTGTTCTAGGAAGTCTTGATTTGTCAAGCAACCAACTTTCCGGCAAAATCCCACAAACCTTAGGGAATATTGAATCACTTGTTCAAGTGAACATATCTCACAACCATTTCCATGGAAAATTGCCTACAACCGGAGTGTTTCTGGGGATCAATTCATCAGCCGTTATCGGAAACAATCTATGTGGTGGTACCTCCATATCTCATTTACCACCATGCAAGGAAACCAAAAGCTTTAATTGGTGGTTTTTCGCGACGATTTTGGCTTTAGTGACATTTGCTACTATGTCCATTGCGATTTTCTTCTATGTCAAAAGAAGAAATAGAGGTGTTCTTGAGGTGAAAATGAGTGTAGATAGTGAACTAGATGGAAGTAGCGAATGGGAGTTACTATTTTTCGACAAGAAAGCTTGTGAAATCTTAACGATTGATGCGATTCTCAAGTCTTTAAAAGAGCACAAAAATGTGGTAACAATGAAAAACATGCAATATTTCATTAAAGAGTTCAAGGACATTAATCTCAATAGTGAGTCCATTATCAACCTCAATGAGGTTGGTAAGGTGCGTCATCCGAACATCATGAAATTGATTGCAGTATGCAAGTCAGAAAAAGGACGTTTGATTTTTGTTCATGAATTTGTTAAAGGGAAGAAGTTGAGTGAAGTTATGGGTATGTTAAGTTGGGAAAACCGGGTTAAGGTCGCTATCGGAATTGCTAAAGCGATACGTTATTTGCATGGTTACGGTTCACCGGCAGCCATTCTTGTAGGCAATATTTCACCAGAAAATGTTATGGTTGTCGACGGAAAAGATGATGTATGTCTATATTTGAGTCCTCCGGGGATGATGTTTCCAAAATTCGCCAAGTGTTTGGTTTCATCGGGCTATATTGCACCAG AGACAAAAGAGACCAAAGTGATAACCGAGAGCAGTGATATGTACATATTTGGCCTCATCCTCATTGAGCTACTAACAGGGAAAACGCCGGTCGATTCAGAGTTCGGTTTGCAAGAAAACGTAGTCGTGTGGGCGCGTTACTGCTACTCAGAATGCCACCTCGAGATATGGGTTGATCCATTAGTTAAGGTACAAGCGTTAAACAACCCTAACCAGATCGTCGAGATCATGAATCTTGCTTTACAATGCACGGCTCATGATTCAGCTGCACGACCATATGCAGGGGACGTAGTGAAAGTTCTAGAGTCAATTACGAAGACAAGTAGTTTATGTCACTAG
- the LOC139876074 gene encoding uncharacterized protein has protein sequence MAYLAYVVDTRDEPPSIKTIHVVSEFEDVFPVDLSGVPPSMKEHEHHLLGLLKTLRKEKFYAKFSKREFWLREDYDLEILYHPGKGNVVADALSRKNQVPNLQVKSLRMILSNDFLAKLDEVQIEAIVNHKREERIQRQTESIVLGTHGLLCFQGQYWNTAVCNALMATMPNPDLLGRGGSKGSYWYRSGSRDEPKD, from the exons ATGGCTTATCTAGCCTATGTGGTTGATACTAGAGATGAGCCACCTTCCATTAAAACTATTCATGTTGTTAGTGAATTTGAGGATGTTTTTCCCGTAGACTTATCGGGTGTTCCACCG AGTATGAAGGAGCATGAGCATCATTTGCTTGGGTTGTTGAAGACGTTGCGTAAGGAGAAGTTTTATGCGAAATTCTCTAAGCgtgaattttggttaagggaa GATTATGACCTCGAGATACTTTACCACCCGGGTAAAggtaatgtggttgcagatgcgttaAGCCGGAAGAACCAAGTTCCGAATTTGCAAGTAAAATCGTTGCGAATGATTCTTTCAAATGATTTTCTCGCGAAACTCGATGAGGTTCAAATTGAGGCGATTGTTAATCATAAGCGTGAAGAGCGAATTCAACGACAAACGGAGTCGATTGTCCTAGGTACGCATGGATTGTTGTGCTTTCAAGGCCAG tattggaataccGCCGTATGCAATGCTCTAATGGCGACAAtgccgaaccccgatttgttggggagaGGTGGGTCAAAAGGAAGTTATTGGTACCGAAGTGGTTCTCGAGATGAACCAAAAGATTGA